The following coding sequences are from one Capsicum annuum cultivar UCD-10X-F1 chromosome 3, UCD10Xv1.1, whole genome shotgun sequence window:
- the LOC107862440 gene encoding ribosomal RNA small subunit methyltransferase G isoform X1, whose product MLLCGGRRFNILAPTLPLSFETFIKHLAASKSSKLSLTTTSFTASASASANSKVFSSSCFEALNSRQKEQVHIYIDSLLEWNQKMNLTAVKEESEVMERHVEDSLSIIEPIRTSYLSHCGPSSENLNLVDVGSGAGLPGIILAIASPGWKVTLLESMNKRCSFLEHVVSQIGLSNVQVERERAEKLGQDVSFRESFDVAVARAVAEMRILAEYCLPLVRTGGIFVASKGHDPQEEVHRAERAIQLMGASLLQIRCVDSHSRHGQRTAIICLKGKPTPKKYPRDPGTPAKIPL is encoded by the exons ATGTTACTTTGCGGAGGGCGTAGATTCAATATATTGGCGCCAACATTGCCACTCTCATTTGAgacttttatcaaacaccttgcagcTTCAAAATCCTCAAAGCTTTCACTAACCACAACATCATTCACTGCCAGCGCCAGCGCCAGCGCAAACTCCAAAGTCTTCAGTTCCTCCTGTTTTGAAGCGCTAAACTCGCGTCAAAAAGAACAAGTGCATATCTACATTGATTCCCTCCTCGAATGGAACCAG AAAATGAATCTGACTGCTGTAAAGGAGGAGAGTGAAGTTATGGAAAGGCACGTTGAAGACTCGCTTTCAATTATAGAACCAATTCGAACTTCGTATCTCTCACATTGTGGACCTTCGTCGGAGAATCTCAATCTCGTTGATGTTGGAAGTGGTGCGGGACTTCCTGGAATAATTTTGGCCATTGCTTCCCCTG GTTGGAAAGTGACCCTTCTGGAGTCTATGAATAAGCGTTGTTCCTTCTTGGAGCATGTGGTTAGTCAGATCGGTCTTTCAAATGTTCAAGTTGAACGAGAAAGAGCTGAG AAGCTAGGGCAAGACGTCAGCTTCAGAGAGTCTTTTGATGTTGCAGTTGCTAGAGCTGTTGCAGAGATGAGAATTTTAG CTGAGTATTGCCTTCCTCTAGTACGAACTGGTGGTATTTTTGTAGCTTCGAAAGGTCATGATCCTCAG GAAGAAGTACACAGAGCAGAGAGAGCAATACAGCTGATGGGAGCCTCTCTATTGCAAATTCGTTGTG TTGATTCCCACAGTAGACATGGACAGAGAACTGCCATAATTTGTTTGAAAGGCAAACCTACCCCAAAGAAATATCCTAGAGATCCAGGAACTCCAGCTAAGATTCCACTTTGA
- the LOC107862440 gene encoding ribosomal RNA small subunit methyltransferase G isoform X2, giving the protein MLLCGGRRFNILAPTLPLSFETFIKHLAASKSSKLSLTTTSFTASASASANSKVFSSSCFEALNSRQKEQVHIYIDSLLEWNQKMNLTAVKEESEVMERHVEDSLSIIEPIRTSYLSHCGPSSENLNLVDVGSGAGLPGIILAIASPGWKVTLLESMNKRCSFLEHVVSQIGLSNVQVERERAEKLGQDVSFRESFDVAVARAVAEMRILAEYCLPLVRTGGIFVASKGHDPQEEVHRAERAIQLMGASLLQIRCDGFLFKEGNLFRLPVIVGIPDPLYLFLRITIFEVQA; this is encoded by the exons ATGTTACTTTGCGGAGGGCGTAGATTCAATATATTGGCGCCAACATTGCCACTCTCATTTGAgacttttatcaaacaccttgcagcTTCAAAATCCTCAAAGCTTTCACTAACCACAACATCATTCACTGCCAGCGCCAGCGCCAGCGCAAACTCCAAAGTCTTCAGTTCCTCCTGTTTTGAAGCGCTAAACTCGCGTCAAAAAGAACAAGTGCATATCTACATTGATTCCCTCCTCGAATGGAACCAG AAAATGAATCTGACTGCTGTAAAGGAGGAGAGTGAAGTTATGGAAAGGCACGTTGAAGACTCGCTTTCAATTATAGAACCAATTCGAACTTCGTATCTCTCACATTGTGGACCTTCGTCGGAGAATCTCAATCTCGTTGATGTTGGAAGTGGTGCGGGACTTCCTGGAATAATTTTGGCCATTGCTTCCCCTG GTTGGAAAGTGACCCTTCTGGAGTCTATGAATAAGCGTTGTTCCTTCTTGGAGCATGTGGTTAGTCAGATCGGTCTTTCAAATGTTCAAGTTGAACGAGAAAGAGCTGAG AAGCTAGGGCAAGACGTCAGCTTCAGAGAGTCTTTTGATGTTGCAGTTGCTAGAGCTGTTGCAGAGATGAGAATTTTAG CTGAGTATTGCCTTCCTCTAGTACGAACTGGTGGTATTTTTGTAGCTTCGAAAGGTCATGATCCTCAG GAAGAAGTACACAGAGCAGAGAGAGCAATACAGCTGATGGGAGCCTCTCTATTGCAAATTCGTTGTG ATGGATTTCTGTTTAAAGAAGGTAACTTATTCCGACTTCCTGTGATCGTTGGGATTCCAGATCCGCTCTACCTGTTTCTGAGAATTACGATTTTCGAAGTCCAGGCTTGA
- the LOC107862440 gene encoding ribosomal RNA small subunit methyltransferase G isoform X3, translating to MLLCGGRRFNILAPTLPLSFETFIKHLAASKSSKLSLTTTSFTASASASANSKVFSSSCFEALNSRQKEQVHIYIDSLLEWNQKMNLTAVKEESEVMERHVEDSLSIIEPIRTSYLSHCGPSSENLNLVDVGSGAGLPGIILAIASPGWKVTLLESMNKRCSFLEHVVSQIGLSNVQVERERAEKLGQDVSFRESFDVAVARAVAEMRILAEYCLPLVRTGGIFVASKGHDPQEEVHRAERAIQLMGASLLQIRCDPLYLFLRITIFEVQA from the exons ATGTTACTTTGCGGAGGGCGTAGATTCAATATATTGGCGCCAACATTGCCACTCTCATTTGAgacttttatcaaacaccttgcagcTTCAAAATCCTCAAAGCTTTCACTAACCACAACATCATTCACTGCCAGCGCCAGCGCCAGCGCAAACTCCAAAGTCTTCAGTTCCTCCTGTTTTGAAGCGCTAAACTCGCGTCAAAAAGAACAAGTGCATATCTACATTGATTCCCTCCTCGAATGGAACCAG AAAATGAATCTGACTGCTGTAAAGGAGGAGAGTGAAGTTATGGAAAGGCACGTTGAAGACTCGCTTTCAATTATAGAACCAATTCGAACTTCGTATCTCTCACATTGTGGACCTTCGTCGGAGAATCTCAATCTCGTTGATGTTGGAAGTGGTGCGGGACTTCCTGGAATAATTTTGGCCATTGCTTCCCCTG GTTGGAAAGTGACCCTTCTGGAGTCTATGAATAAGCGTTGTTCCTTCTTGGAGCATGTGGTTAGTCAGATCGGTCTTTCAAATGTTCAAGTTGAACGAGAAAGAGCTGAG AAGCTAGGGCAAGACGTCAGCTTCAGAGAGTCTTTTGATGTTGCAGTTGCTAGAGCTGTTGCAGAGATGAGAATTTTAG CTGAGTATTGCCTTCCTCTAGTACGAACTGGTGGTATTTTTGTAGCTTCGAAAGGTCATGATCCTCAG GAAGAAGTACACAGAGCAGAGAGAGCAATACAGCTGATGGGAGCCTCTCTATTGCAAATTCGTTGTG ATCCGCTCTACCTGTTTCTGAGAATTACGATTTTCGAAGTCCAGGCTTGA